One segment of Rosa chinensis cultivar Old Blush chromosome 6, RchiOBHm-V2, whole genome shotgun sequence DNA contains the following:
- the LOC112170246 gene encoding dehydrogenase/reductase SDR family member 12, with translation MRDLPLKKAKAPSNTCSTLRLELRISPRALTMFLLKAWRQTAFGTYGYLNFTKSGFIEHSKNFKSEDMEIRGDGKNCIVTGANSGLGFATAEGLASRGATVYMVCRNKERGEAAQSKIQSKTGNQNVHLEVCDLSSVSDVKSFASTFSLKNVPVHVLVNNAGMLEHDRVTTSEGLELNFATNVLGTYAMTELMLPLLEKAAPDARVITVSSGGMYTVPLTKDLQFTDGNFNGVEQYARNKRVQVALTEKWAEINKNKGIGFYSMHPGWAETPGVAKSLPSFSEALSGKLRTNDEGADTIIWLALQPKEKLVSGAFYFDRAEAPKHLMFAATSGSHGVIDSVIDSLRRLSGISAQD, from the exons ATGAGAGATCTTCCACTCAAAAAGGCTAAAGCCCCGAGCAATACTTGTTCGACTCTCAGACTTGAACTTCGCATATCCCCTAGAGCGCTTACAATGTTTCTTCTCAAG GCATGGAGACAAACGGCTTTTGGTACATATGGGTACCTGAATTTCACCAAGTCTGGTTTCAT AGAACATTCAAAGAATTTCAAGTCGGAGGACATGGAAATACGGGGAGACGGGAAAAACTGCATTGTAACAGGAGCTAATTCAGGCCTTGGTTTTGCGACTGCTGAGGGACTTGCATCACG TGGGGCAACTGTGTATATGGTCTGTCGAAACAAGGAGAGAGGTGAAGCAGCACAATCTAAAATTCAATCTAAAACTGGTAACCAAAATGTTCATTTGGAG GTCTGCGATCTTTCATCTGTTAGTGATGTCAAATCATTTGCATCCACGTTTTCCTTAAAAAATGTGCCAGTTCATGTATTG GTTAACAACGCAGGCATGCTTGAGCATGATAGAGTTACCACATCAGAAGG GTTGGAGTTGAACTTTGCCACAAATGTGTTGGGCACCTATGCCATGACTGAACTGATGTTGCCATTGCTGGAGAAAGCAGCACCTGATGCTCGAGTTATTACTGTTTCCTCTGGTGGAATGTACACAGTTCCCTTGACCAAAGATTTACAG TTCACTGATGGCAACTTCAATGGGGTGGAGCAGTATGCTCGAAACAAGCGAGTTCAG gtGGCACTAACTGAGAAATGGGctgaaataaacaaaaacaaggggATTGGATTCTATTCTATGCACCCTGGTTGGGCTGAGACACCTGGGGTTGCCAAAAGTTTGCCGAGTTTCTCTGAAGC TCTTTCGGGAAAACTTAGAACAAACGATGAAGGTGCAGACACCATTATTTGGCTAGCTTTGCAGCCAAAAGAGAAATTGGTATCAGGTGCATTTTATTTTGATAGAGCAGAAGCACCTAAACACCTGATGTTTGCAGCTACCAGTGGCTCTCATGGTGTAATTGACTCGGTTATTGACAGTCTACGACGCTTATCTGGTATCTCTGCACAAGATTAG
- the LOC112170248 gene encoding probable choline kinase 1 isoform X1, translated as MAIKDIGFIEGCLPEELKKVLLSLASEWGDVVDDMNALQVIPLKGAMTNEVYQLNWPTRNGDQLRKVLIRVYGEGVDLFFNRDDEIRTFECMSKHGQGPRLLGRFPDGRLEEFIHARTLSAADLRDPEISAIIAAKMREFHNLDMPGSRNVVLWDRMRNWLSEAKTLCSIKDKKDFGLDTLEEEINMLEKKLSEDYQDIGFCHNDLQYGNIMMDEETRSITIIDYEYASYNPVAYDLANHFCEMVANYHSDVPHFLDYKKYPDLEERQRFVRLYLSSAGYDPSDAEVVQLVNKVEQYTLANHLFWGLWGIISGYVNKIEFDYMEYARQRFQQYWLRKPALLGSSGVSG; from the exons ATGGCCATAAAGGACATTGGTTTCATTGAAGGTTGTCTTCCTGAGGAATTAAAGAAGGTACTTCTTTCTCTAGCTTCTGAATGGGGGGATGTAGTGGATGACATGAATGCCTTGCAGGTCATCCCGTTGAAGGGGGCCATGACTAATGAGGTGTATCAATTAAATTGGCCGACTAGGAATGGTGATCAACTCCGGAAAGTTCTGATCCGGGTTTATGGCGAAGGGGTTGACCTGTTTTTTAATAGGGATGATGAAATTAGGACCTTTGAGTGCATGTCCAAGCACGGTCAGGGGCCGCGTCTTCTTGGACGGTTCCCAGATGGTCGTCTTGAGGAGTTCATTCATGCTAGG ACACTATCAGCTGCTGACCTCCGTGATCCTGAAATATCTGCTATCATAGCAGCTAAGATGAGAGAGTTCCACAATCTGGATATGCCTGGTTCAAGAAATGTAGTACTTTGGGACAGAATGAG AAACTGGCTTAGTGAGGCTAAAACTTTGTGTTCAATAAAGGACAAAAAGGATTTTGGGTTGGATACTTTGGAGGAAGAAATTAATATGTTGGAGAAGAAACTGTCAGAGGACTATCAAGATATTGGGTTCTGTCACAACGACCTGCAGTATGGTAACATAATGATGGATGAAGAGACCAGATCAATCACTATAATC GATTATGAATATGCCAGTTACAATCCTGTTGCTTATGACCTTGCAAATCATTTCTGTGAAATGGTAGCAAACTACCACTCTGACGTACCTCACTTTTTGGACTATAAGAAATATCCAG ATCTGGAGGAGCGCCAGAGATTTGTGCGTCTATATCTGAGCTCTGCAG GGTACGATCCCAGTGATGCTGAGGTGGTGCAGTTAGTCAACAAAGTAGAGCAGTACACATTGGCAAACCATCTCTTTTGGGGATTATGGGGAATAATCTCG GGGTATGTTAACAAAATTGAATTTGACTACATGGAGTATGCGAGGCAGCGGTTTCAGCAATACTGGTTAAGAAAGCCAGCATTATTGGGTTCTTCAGGTGTTTCCGGGTGA
- the LOC112170248 gene encoding probable choline kinase 1 isoform X2, with amino-acid sequence MAIKDIGFIEGCLPEELKKVIPLKGAMTNEVYQLNWPTRNGDQLRKVLIRVYGEGVDLFFNRDDEIRTFECMSKHGQGPRLLGRFPDGRLEEFIHARTLSAADLRDPEISAIIAAKMREFHNLDMPGSRNVVLWDRMRNWLSEAKTLCSIKDKKDFGLDTLEEEINMLEKKLSEDYQDIGFCHNDLQYGNIMMDEETRSITIIDYEYASYNPVAYDLANHFCEMVANYHSDVPHFLDYKKYPDLEERQRFVRLYLSSAGYDPSDAEVVQLVNKVEQYTLANHLFWGLWGIISGYVNKIEFDYMEYARQRFQQYWLRKPALLGSSGVSG; translated from the exons ATGGCCATAAAGGACATTGGTTTCATTGAAGGTTGTCTTCCTGAGGAATTAAAGAAG GTCATCCCGTTGAAGGGGGCCATGACTAATGAGGTGTATCAATTAAATTGGCCGACTAGGAATGGTGATCAACTCCGGAAAGTTCTGATCCGGGTTTATGGCGAAGGGGTTGACCTGTTTTTTAATAGGGATGATGAAATTAGGACCTTTGAGTGCATGTCCAAGCACGGTCAGGGGCCGCGTCTTCTTGGACGGTTCCCAGATGGTCGTCTTGAGGAGTTCATTCATGCTAGG ACACTATCAGCTGCTGACCTCCGTGATCCTGAAATATCTGCTATCATAGCAGCTAAGATGAGAGAGTTCCACAATCTGGATATGCCTGGTTCAAGAAATGTAGTACTTTGGGACAGAATGAG AAACTGGCTTAGTGAGGCTAAAACTTTGTGTTCAATAAAGGACAAAAAGGATTTTGGGTTGGATACTTTGGAGGAAGAAATTAATATGTTGGAGAAGAAACTGTCAGAGGACTATCAAGATATTGGGTTCTGTCACAACGACCTGCAGTATGGTAACATAATGATGGATGAAGAGACCAGATCAATCACTATAATC GATTATGAATATGCCAGTTACAATCCTGTTGCTTATGACCTTGCAAATCATTTCTGTGAAATGGTAGCAAACTACCACTCTGACGTACCTCACTTTTTGGACTATAAGAAATATCCAG ATCTGGAGGAGCGCCAGAGATTTGTGCGTCTATATCTGAGCTCTGCAG GGTACGATCCCAGTGATGCTGAGGTGGTGCAGTTAGTCAACAAAGTAGAGCAGTACACATTGGCAAACCATCTCTTTTGGGGATTATGGGGAATAATCTCG GGGTATGTTAACAAAATTGAATTTGACTACATGGAGTATGCGAGGCAGCGGTTTCAGCAATACTGGTTAAGAAAGCCAGCATTATTGGGTTCTTCAGGTGTTTCCGGGTGA
- the LOC112170248 gene encoding probable choline kinase 1 isoform X3 produces the protein MTNEVYQLNWPTRNGDQLRKVLIRVYGEGVDLFFNRDDEIRTFECMSKHGQGPRLLGRFPDGRLEEFIHARTLSAADLRDPEISAIIAAKMREFHNLDMPGSRNVVLWDRMRNWLSEAKTLCSIKDKKDFGLDTLEEEINMLEKKLSEDYQDIGFCHNDLQYGNIMMDEETRSITIIDYEYASYNPVAYDLANHFCEMVANYHSDVPHFLDYKKYPDLEERQRFVRLYLSSAGYDPSDAEVVQLVNKVEQYTLANHLFWGLWGIISGYVNKIEFDYMEYARQRFQQYWLRKPALLGSSGVSG, from the exons ATGACTAATGAGGTGTATCAATTAAATTGGCCGACTAGGAATGGTGATCAACTCCGGAAAGTTCTGATCCGGGTTTATGGCGAAGGGGTTGACCTGTTTTTTAATAGGGATGATGAAATTAGGACCTTTGAGTGCATGTCCAAGCACGGTCAGGGGCCGCGTCTTCTTGGACGGTTCCCAGATGGTCGTCTTGAGGAGTTCATTCATGCTAGG ACACTATCAGCTGCTGACCTCCGTGATCCTGAAATATCTGCTATCATAGCAGCTAAGATGAGAGAGTTCCACAATCTGGATATGCCTGGTTCAAGAAATGTAGTACTTTGGGACAGAATGAG AAACTGGCTTAGTGAGGCTAAAACTTTGTGTTCAATAAAGGACAAAAAGGATTTTGGGTTGGATACTTTGGAGGAAGAAATTAATATGTTGGAGAAGAAACTGTCAGAGGACTATCAAGATATTGGGTTCTGTCACAACGACCTGCAGTATGGTAACATAATGATGGATGAAGAGACCAGATCAATCACTATAATC GATTATGAATATGCCAGTTACAATCCTGTTGCTTATGACCTTGCAAATCATTTCTGTGAAATGGTAGCAAACTACCACTCTGACGTACCTCACTTTTTGGACTATAAGAAATATCCAG ATCTGGAGGAGCGCCAGAGATTTGTGCGTCTATATCTGAGCTCTGCAG GGTACGATCCCAGTGATGCTGAGGTGGTGCAGTTAGTCAACAAAGTAGAGCAGTACACATTGGCAAACCATCTCTTTTGGGGATTATGGGGAATAATCTCG GGGTATGTTAACAAAATTGAATTTGACTACATGGAGTATGCGAGGCAGCGGTTTCAGCAATACTGGTTAAGAAAGCCAGCATTATTGGGTTCTTCAGGTGTTTCCGGGTGA